From the Paraflavitalea soli genome, the window ATGACTTAGGTAGTTATCGTTATTACTATACCTCTGCCCAAACATTCTTCCTGGAAAAAGGCGATTATTTCAGGGTCAAAAGCATCATACTGGGTTATGACCTTTCCCGCAACTTGCTGAGCAAATTCAAGATTGACCGGTTCAAAGTTTTCGGTTCTATCGACAATGTGGCCATGTTCCAGCGTTCTAAAGACCTGCCCGATGCAGAAGCCGTAAACTCTTATGGAGAATACAGTGGCGCGGGTTATCCCATTCCCCGGAAATTCACACTAGGCCTGGAAGTTCAATTCTAATGTAAACGTTAAAAAAGGAAAACTATGAAACGCAGTTTATCAATATATACCCTCGCCATATTGCTGGTGTGTGTGCTGGCGGGTAGTGCCTGTAAAAAAATACTGGAACAAACCCCTAAAAACTCTACCTATGGCGAAGTGTTCTGGAAATCAGCCCGCGATTACTCAGGCGCCATGGCAGGCAACTACGCCTTGCTAAGAGATGCCCTGACCGATAAAAACAACCGTTACTATATGTACGGGGACGCTATAGCCAAAAATTACTTTACCATTAAGTATAATGGCGACGGGTTGGAAGGTATCCAGAATGGTGATTTTACTTTCAAATACAACCTCAACTCCCTGGGTGATTGGACCAAATTCTTCAAGACCATCACCATGAGCAACCTCATCATCGACAAGGTCAATAAATCAACCGATGCTGATTTCAGTGACCTGACCAGTGATATCCAACAATTCAAAAATAAAATAAAAGGCCAGGCCCTCTTTCTCCGGGCATTCACCTATTTTGAAATGACCCGGGTATGGGGCGATGTGCCAATGGTCATTGAATCCTATGAAGATCCCCTCACTGCTCCTCAACTTCCTCGTACGCCCGCCGTTGATGTATGGAAACAAATTGAAAAAGATGCCAAAGAAGCCGCAGCCTTATTGGAATGGGGGTATGCTGTAAAGCAGGAAAGAGCGGTGACCGCCAACAGGGGCGCAGCTTATGCATTGCTTACACACCTCTACCTTTGGCGCGCCACCATGAGCAACCTCAACTCCACTGTACCCAACCCGGTGGATGTGAACAATGCCGATACTACCGTTACTAAACTGCTGGCGCAGGGTGGTTACACCTACACCGATACCACTAATTATTACATGACCTTTATCGGTCGTAACAATACTGTTACTTCTTCCGAAGGCATCTTCCAGTTGTATATGGACGACAGAACACAGGAAGGGTCCAAATACCATATTGGCCTGGAATTCCTGCGTGGCGAAGAATACGTGGATTATTTTGGCAACAGTGCGCGCTTCTGGGTACCCTCTGCCTATTTCAACAACAATTACCAGTTCTGGTTTTGGAATGGTTCTGATTGGGTAAGACCGCTTGATACCATGGACATCCGCTACCGTAAGAATTTCGATTATGTAAATTCTACCGAGCCCATGTGCCGCAAGTACAGCAATGTAGTGTACCGCAACCCCGGCCAGAGCCTCGATGCTTACCTGAGCAATGACATGATCATCTTCCGCTATGCAGACATGAAACTCTTGCAGGCAGAAATCGCCCTGTACAAAAATGACCTCCCTACAGCCATTCAGATCATCAACGACAACCGCGAAAGAAATGGTTCTAATCCTGCCAACCGCGTAGATGACACCTATACCCGTGATGATCTTATGTGGGAATATGTAACAGAACGGGGGAAAGAATTGTACCTGGAAGGTCATATCTATTATGATCTGCTCCGCACAAGGAAATATGAAGACTTTATAGATTGGCTTACTGCAAGCAGGTTTACCCGTGGCGGCTTTTACTGGCCGGTAAACCCTGGCTTATTCAAGGAAAACAGGTTCCTGGTTCAAACCTCTTATTGGCTGGGCAAGATCTAAACATCACATGTTTAACTCAATTAACTATTCGTTTATGAAAAATATAATTCCAGGCATATTTGTTCTCCTGATAGCGGCAAGCCTCGTATCCTGCAAAAAGGATGGCTATAAAAATGATGGCGGCACACACGATCCCAGGGTCAACATGACAACCTACGATTTTCTCAAATCAAAGCCCCAGTTCTCTTCCCTGATACGATTGATAGACAGGGCTGGTTTAAAAGATGCCATCAACGGCAATATCACCTTCTTTGCTAGTACCAATTTCAGCGTCGATGAATTTGTTCGAGCTAGATACTATAAAAAAGCTAAAGAACTGAATGACGAAAATATCATATATACCCTAGATAGCCTACCGCTGCAGGAGATAAAAGATTCATTAAAGATGTACATGTATACTGGTGATCTGGGCAGGGATAAGCTCACATTGGAGGGGAAATATATTCAAAACCTCTTGGGTACTATACCTAATACAGCTTTCTACATCAAACTAAGAAGAGTAAAGGCCGACGATTTTAACCCTTATCTTAATTATGTGGATTACATCAATTTTACTAAGGTGATCGCTACCCGTGACGAGACCGAGCCTGATCCGAAGAAAATTCCCGCAAAAGACAAAGACATGAGTGTTGACTGCCAAACCACCGGCATCATCACTACCACCGGCATTATTCATGTACTGGATGATTACCACCGGTTATTCTTCAACACCGAAGAGTTACCTAA encodes:
- a CDS encoding RagB/SusD family nutrient uptake outer membrane protein translates to MKRSLSIYTLAILLVCVLAGSACKKILEQTPKNSTYGEVFWKSARDYSGAMAGNYALLRDALTDKNNRYYMYGDAIAKNYFTIKYNGDGLEGIQNGDFTFKYNLNSLGDWTKFFKTITMSNLIIDKVNKSTDADFSDLTSDIQQFKNKIKGQALFLRAFTYFEMTRVWGDVPMVIESYEDPLTAPQLPRTPAVDVWKQIEKDAKEAAALLEWGYAVKQERAVTANRGAAYALLTHLYLWRATMSNLNSTVPNPVDVNNADTTVTKLLAQGGYTYTDTTNYYMTFIGRNNTVTSSEGIFQLYMDDRTQEGSKYHIGLEFLRGEEYVDYFGNSARFWVPSAYFNNNYQFWFWNGSDWVRPLDTMDIRYRKNFDYVNSTEPMCRKYSNVVYRNPGQSLDAYLSNDMIIFRYADMKLLQAEIALYKNDLPTAIQIINDNRERNGSNPANRVDDTYTRDDLMWEYVTERGKELYLEGHIYYDLLRTRKYEDFIDWLTASRFTRGGFYWPVNPGLFKENRFLVQTSYWLGKI
- a CDS encoding fasciclin domain-containing protein, which translates into the protein MKNIIPGIFVLLIAASLVSCKKDGYKNDGGTHDPRVNMTTYDFLKSKPQFSSLIRLIDRAGLKDAINGNITFFASTNFSVDEFVRARYYKKAKELNDENIIYTLDSLPLQEIKDSLKMYMYTGDLGRDKLTLEGKYIQNLLGTIPNTAFYIKLRRVKADDFNPYLNYVDYINFTKVIATRDETEPDPKKIPAKDKDMSVDCQTTGIITTTGIIHVLDDYHRLFFNTEELPK